The nucleotide window TTGCAATGGCTTAAGGCCATGATACGTGATACTTGTTGAAGCAATAAGCTTGGGTTTATGGAACTTGTGCATTCTTGTGGGTTTGTTGTGACCTTCCCATGCGTCGAGTTATATTTTTACTTCACATGGCACGAGTATCAAAACTTGTGTAAGCACCATGTAGAGTTTCTGTATACCCCTGAATGGGCTCCTCTTTAGATTTGTTGGGCCACAACACATGGCACCCTCCTGGCAtgtattatattaatattaaaaaagtgGAGTTCATTGGGCCTCTCAACACATAATTTCATGGCAAAACAACTAGAGGCAGAATATCCTGACTAAACGTCATGAATCCGTCACCCAATTGGTCTTTCGCAATATTAATTGTAGCATTGAAATGCAtattaaataatgtaccttCCTTAGCCTAAATGCATCGACAAAGATAAATGcctccttctttttttcttttacttttaggctataaatattttcttcaaatgcaaaaacataaaagtattcaattcaattgtgtaCCTTTTATCTTCCTGCACGCAAGGCTCATTACTACATGGCTTCTTTCCTTGTTATCATGTCCGTACAAAGTTTGACTATTTTTTAAGAAGAAAGTTTGGCAATTTCTTTATTATAATGCTAGGTtatcaaattaaaacaaatgctACTCTAAATTTACTTCAAgactatatataattaaaaacaagaaattagtttaatattttttttagtatttttataaaggattaaattatatttaaaaaaaatgaattttatacTATGACATTTCAACAAAGGATTCATGGCCAATTAACATAATATTATTCAACTTCTCAAGTAAAAAGGGACCAAAAAGAAGTTATGCCCAATTTAAGTAGAAAAAAGGTGTATGAAACTGGAATAGtactgttttgttattttcgaCCAATCGTATTatacaaagtaaaaaaattatcacacATAATATAGCGTGGAtgagaataacaaaacaataatattcCCGTTGCACATAAATGTTTCTCCAATTAAATAGGCCAATATATATCTACCAGTATTTCTTTGCATTTAATGCTATCATAACTTGCATGCCCTCTATTCTTTGAATTCTCCCCTAACTCATTAAATAAGTGAGCATTTAATGAAACAATCAACCTGTAGCTAATCACACTTAATTACAAGCCTAGAACTTATCAACCAACTAATATCCATCCACAACTTAATTACAGATCATGATCAACACAACACCATCAAGCCCAAAAACTCAGAAGCTTCGTGGTTCGAGGATATCAAATCAGCAGTTGGGTTGTCTAAATCTGAATGCAAATCAAATTTACCTCTTCTTggactagaagaaatgaggtTACAGTCGCCCTTTTGATCAcgataaaatacatatataataaacaGTTGAAATTCATTTGCGTCACTCGCTCATTAATAAACGGTTGAGATTTGTTTGCATGTGTGACGACCCTAGTTagactttctttttcctttgttctttATAACAAATgatcctctctctttttttttttccttgatgCACTCCTCTCTTCACTCTGCGTACATGCATGCACCTTCAAGCTTCCATGTTGAATCtttctaattaaatttaacaaaTGATTATGGTCTTTTTCAATAAAagggtttttcctttttgtttttggctatATTAGATTAGCTTGTCAACTATAGTAGATATTCAAAAAAAGGGATTGAATTTGAGAATTTAAATATCCTCTTCCTCTGTAAGTGTCTCATCAGGAACAGAGCCACATACAAGCTTGCAATGACCGTGGCACTCTAAAACTCCATGAAAAAGTCAATAACTCTTAAACATCTACTGCTATATCAATTGAAATATAAAGCTATAAAACCTTGAAACTACGGTACTGGCCccctaaaaaacaaattactaACTCCGCCAAAAACAAGCTACTAGCTCCGCCGCTGTGTCTCGTAGTTTGGTCATCTCAAGAAGAGGCTTCCCCAATTAAAAGTTGGCATCGAAATTTGCATGGTTCATCTTTAATACTTGTGCGACTTTATCTGCCTAAAAAGTACATAGTAATAACATCCTCATAATATAAATACAAACCCAATGCTAATACTAtggaatataaattaattaattaaatcaatacACTATGAAATGAACCTTTTGAATTGATGCTAGTTGCTACATGCATGCAATCCTCTCTGTAAATTCACGCACTCCAATTCAACGttcatttaattttcattaacaTCGTTCATAAAATATGAGATTAATGCTTATACTGCACCTATTAAGAGtcgttaatttctttttcttttttccatgtTAATGTTGTTGATTTTGATTCCTCTAATTAATACTAATAAATGAAGCACATAACAACCTTTTTCGTATCACTCTATGTTATATTTTCtactctttaaaaaatatatattttaaatattaaagaaGCATCACCAATTCAAAAAGTTCACTATACCTAACAGAGTATAGTTCAATAGGAAAAGGTATTAACTTGTATATCAGTGGTTTCACATTCGAATTTCATGACACTTTTATAATGCGTGTGTGAGAAACTCCCTTCTCGTttgtagtttaaactatcaatcatatttttttaattaaaaaaatcaactatACATCAACTAGGCCAAGCTGATATTTCCTACCTAGGATGCTTAATTGAGGATTGTAAAACACCATTGGCTAGACAGTAGAGTACCTAATTGACGTATACGGATAGGATTGGGTGGCTTGCTACGCTATGTACTTACAGACCCACCAGAGTTCCCTTTAGGATCTTATGTAATTTGCTTTAGATATGTTCTCTTGTGCATGTGTGgtacttttttttactttggagttttttttttttgtagttttCTCTAATAAGATTTTAACGAGGCCAAACAAAACATGCACAATGTTTCCACTTTCTATTGAAATGAAATCTAcctttttttctattaaaaaaaataataataactacATGGTTATTTCTTCATATATCATTCAACTACTCTATCTATCTCTATCAAGCCAAAACCAGGCTTTAAAGTTTGCATTTTGTCGCACACTTGAAGCCTCAATCATGTCACGtggtattttcttttcagctaaatatattattagagtttaaatatttaaaaaatgaatattaATTACAACATAGGGGTTCAAATTATATCCAATATAGGGGTTttagttatttaaaaaaaaatttatatgaaatggactttagaaacacataaaaaacctatttataacatataaagaagcttttaacttcttataaattacaaaactgtcatcgatttaaaaaaaaaagctcaaccccaaaacctcattaaaaaaaactcaaaaactcaatagagcatcaaagtaatttaataattaaaattaaattaaatagaaccatctatcattttttggagtttatttataaaaattaaatgatgtaagatttgtttatattattagtgttaaaaatgaatatatgactaaatatctctattaattaattttattggaTAGATCATAGCTGGGACCTAGATTACCCCTATTCAACTAGAGTTCTATGTCATCCCGTTCTTGAATTTAAAAGATTAATTTCCAAACACAGTAATATCATTATATTTGCAAACGTGTCAAAATCTTGTTCACTCATCTTGAAAATGTCAAAAGCACTTTGTAAACACTTTGCTTTTACTTGTACCAATTTCCACTTCATTTAAGGGCTTATTAGAAGGAAATCAGAAACCCATAAGAAAtctccaaattaaaaatatattatttatttataatatccACGTataaagaaatatttttaaaaattattgtaaaaaaacaaaaaaaacattgaattAAAGCCAAAGGAGAGGCTATTAGTTTTCCAAAAGCATTTAATGCTACCATAACTTTAGGTGCCTCCTTTCCTTGAATTGTCCTCCCACCCCCTCCCACAACCCCATCAATTAATAACCCAAACATTAAATGAatcaattaatcaaatttaataagctttattattatcttaattcaaattcaaactaaTTTTAATACTAGAAAAATATCAAAggcaattaataaataataataatattattattattttaatttaattgcaaATATTACATAACGGGCTATATTTACTACCATATATAGTTCAGCTCTATATAATCCCAAGAACCcctcgttctctctctctctctctctgagaaAAGAAGGTTTGTGAAGTCCCAGTAATGGCTGCTGACGTGAGCTCTCTGTTTCGGGTTCTAAATGGGTACAGCGACGATCAACATCTGAGTTTGGGGAGTGATTCTAGTGGGGAGAAATCAACGGCCTTGATTACACGAGACTTGCTCGGTGGTGGGTCTTCTTCCAAGCTTGCTAACGAGTCCCAGGAACTGGACCTCGACTTGCAGGTCCCTAATGGCTGGGAAAAGCGCTTGGACTTGAAGGTTGGTCTATTTTCTCATATGGGTCTGTTTGTTTCCTGGGAATTAATGGAACAGTTTGCTGTCATAATTTTCCTGGGAAAGATTTGACATTTCTCTTGGGAACTTGATTTTGGTGTTGCTGTATGGttgtgttcttgtttttgatttggttgctttgaattttgatttcatgACATGTTCTGTTTCATTCATGGTTTGACTGCAATTGGctgtattttatttgtattttcttcaatCTAATTCCTTGGTTTGGAATTTTCTGTTATCTTTAGCTgtgtgtttggttgctgagaaacaGATAGTAATGGAGTATAAGAAATCTTGTAGCTTTCTGCAGTTCATTTCTTTAATTCTCATAAGACTTTCAATTtatcataatattgtttttCCATTAtccatgttttatttattttttcctgcAGTCCATTATAGCTTTTGAAATTCAATATAacagtattttttttcttcttttcattccTGACCTGAGTTTCCCCTGCCGTCGAACAGAGCCTTTTGATGTTTATGAATATCCTCAAGATGAacaatctttttttaatagtttATTGCTAttgcttgaaaaatataatatttaaaataaaaaactgtaATTAATAGCAAAAGGATATATTTGTGTATTCTGTCAATTATTTTGGTGATGTTCTTCAATGCTCTGCAAGTTCTAATCCCATTGTAGATTCTTTAAAACCATCTTTTATGTCATGAGTAAATTAATTGTGAgcaattcatttattttattttatttctgtaATTAACATATTGTATATTGATTGCTGCAGTCTGGGAAAGTGTATCTTCAAAGGTGCAGTGCTCCAAATTCACTTTCAATCTCAGATCAGAGGGACCAAACCAATCCAACAGTTCCAAAGATGCAAGATTTAAATTTCCCTCcatcatcatcctcaaaaATCCCACTAAGTCTCTTTGATGACACAAGCACCAGCCTGGAATTAAAATTAGTTCCCTCATCACCACCCTCATGCAATTACCAGAGCCTATGCACTTTGGATAAAGTAAAATCAGCCCTCGAAAGGGCAGAGAAAGAACCGATTAAGAGGCGATCTTCGTCGATGTGGAAGTCATCGttgtcatcatcaccatcGTACTCATCGTCGTCATCATCCATCAAAGAAACTCAGGAGGAAGAGAGTGAGGAAAAACTATTTGCATCACCATTTGCAGCAGGGTGTCCTGGTTGCTTATCTTATGTACTGATAATGAGAAATAACCCGAAATGTCCTAGGTGCAATTCTGTTGTCCCATTGCCAATGATGAAGAAACCTCGGCTTGATCTCAACAGATCAACTTGAGAGGAAGAACATTGcttatgcttcttcttcatatgaTTTTTGTATATGATATTCTACAAGTAGTCTTTTTCTCGAAGAGTAGATCTGTTAGTTCTTATAGAAGAGTCATATGTACATTCAAAAGGTTGTTTGCTTTTTCTAGCATAATTTATAAGACTTTTATTGGTTTATGCCTTGTTCATTCTTCTTCCACATTCTGATCTGCTTCTGTGTTATGGCAATTTTGTTCCCTGGCCTCGTGTAGCAAATACCATTCATTGTGCTCTTTCAATTTTGTGGCATAAATGGATGTATCAATTTATTACGGGTGCAGAGTAGGGAGCACAGCACACCCGCTCTAGCCAACTTGCCTAATCCTGcctgaattttgtaaatggagaaccctttttaaataaataaataaaatgattgtAAAGAGCTGTTATGAAATTCAGTTTCTGAATTAAAGTTGTTGCTTCTGTGGCAAGTTATTGGCAGGCATTATATGCATGCCAAATGGACCACTGGGGTATACTAAGGAACTTGTATGTCTTATAAACATGGCAGAGGTTCTGCAGAAACTTTTATAGATCCTAGCATTGGTAGAATTGATTCAgcaacttatttatttatttattctgcCAATATTATTAATCATTCTGCAGTAAGTTGAAGCTCATctcagtatatatatatacagataaTTTAACAGAGTGATTGCAAATTTCTGAAAGATAAAAACTTAAATTGtattatttagttttttttttttttcctttgctctGCATTCATGTGccattaatttattaagtaatgCATTCCAATTGAAGCATCAACCTACCAATCTAGAACTTTATCCTGAAGCACCTAGATTTGAAAATCAGTGCTATTATAATGTCATAATCAGCTGTAGTAAATGCACTTCAATTTCTGAAGAATTAAAATCCAACTGAGTTGCTTTACAGTTGCCACTGCCAGAAGAACAGAAAATACCATACACTTCCACCTACCcttacctattttttttttcccatccATTAATCCTATTTTAAAAGGCCTGCTGATTttgcccctttttttttgttttctatataaaatctagttgagttttttttttcttgggggAAGTGGTTCAAATTTTGACATCATCAGTGTCTGTTGCCGGCCATCTGAATTAGACGCAACACTAAATTTGAAGTCAAGGTTTTCCACCACAATCTACACATGTTTTGTCAATCAATTTAGCCAACatattcttaattatttattgatttgtttgtttgttttgttgtgtttaGTTTCTCACCTACTATGGCGTCCCTTCTTAATTTGATGCAGAACATCATAATCCAGAAGTAAAGCTGGAGGAAACTCTGCTCCTGATTAACTAAGGGGTAAGAGGTACACATATTCAGGTTAGGTCTATAAATGCTCATGGTAGCATT belongs to Prunus persica cultivar Lovell chromosome G4, Prunus_persica_NCBIv2, whole genome shotgun sequence and includes:
- the LOC18779676 gene encoding uncharacterized protein LOC18779676 codes for the protein MAADVSSLFRVLNGYSDDQHLSLGSDSSGEKSTALITRDLLGGGSSSKLANESQELDLDLQVPNGWEKRLDLKSGKVYLQRCSAPNSLSISDQRDQTNPTVPKMQDLNFPPSSSSKIPLSLFDDTSTSLELKLVPSSPPSCNYQSLCTLDKVKSALERAEKEPIKRRSSSMWKSSLSSSPSYSSSSSSIKETQEEESEEKLFASPFAAGCPGCLSYVLIMRNNPKCPRCNSVVPLPMMKKPRLDLNRST